The Orcinus orca chromosome 4, mOrcOrc1.1, whole genome shotgun sequence genome includes a region encoding these proteins:
- the LOC101285751 gene encoding platelet factor 4: MSLAAGTRAPGPRPSPGLLLLLAVALAQESSLPTVPGPPAADSEGGAGDLRCVCVKTTSAVHPRSISSLEVIGAGLHCPSPQLIATLKDGRKICLDPQNPLYKKIIKKLLKS, from the exons ATGAGCCTGGCAGCTGGCACCCGCGCCCCCGGCCCGCGGCCCAGCCCCGGGTTGCTGCTCCTACTAGCCGTCGCTCTCGCCCAAG AGTCGTCACTCCCCACTGTCCCCGGCCCACCCGCAGCAGACTCTGAAGGTGGAGCTGGAGACCTGCGCTGCGTGTGTGTGAAGACCACCTCTGCGGTCCATCCCCGGAGCATCTCCAGCCTGGAGGTGATCGGGGCTGGACTCCACTGCCCCAGCCCCCAACTGAT AGCTACGCTTAAGGATGGGAGGAAAATTTGTCTGGACCCGCAGAATCCTctgtataagaaaataatcaagaaaCTTTTGAAGAGTTAG